A single window of Anopheles moucheti chromosome 2, idAnoMoucSN_F20_07, whole genome shotgun sequence DNA harbors:
- the LOC128298684 gene encoding juvenile hormone esterase: protein MYAFRVLILSLVSIGVHSSYALPPSTFGEALASAGQLSNKLKETAAWKTFTGIARDSDSINSLVRIIPRTTMGFVRDVVSSFKRESRAIILTKNGALEGRLQQVKGGGSGSFYAFKGIRYGQPPVGERRFRAPLPEEPWKGVRSATREGSVCPHRNMILDNYKGNEDCLFLNVYSPELPVGADNPQLPVMVWIHGGAFSFGSGNAFLYGPDYLVPNGVVLVTFNYRLGPLGFLSVGRDAPGNAGIKDQVLALRWVQENIAAFGGSPEDVTIFGQSAGSVSVQLLTLSPLSKGLFHKAIAHSGSVLNPWAIARDTKDRAFKLAQLLGVRTNDTGELLEQLRRTSPQKIVDAALKTLTAEDVRKNIGLPFVPSLEDWTGDDASVEEPLIVEEPLALLKSGRYHHVPVITGFNSHEAMLFMRRLRKDPNLLQTLDADFERLIPLNLQLDRESNEGKEFAARMKRFYMGERRVSNETVQEMMNLMSDVMFLHGITDYARLHASHNGPNSTWVYRFAYDGALGIYKRILGIDWPGACHGDELGYLFHFGVLNLRLDNTSPELQVMHKMTRMWSNFAKYGNPTPFGEDELVLGINWPSVIPNTMAELPYLDITETLESKTNPEAVRLQFWDEAFSKYNGNLL from the exons ATGTACGCCTTCCGTGTGCTGATTTTGTCGCTCGTGTCGATCGGTGTACATTCCAGCTATGCCCTGCCACCGTCCACGTTCGGTGAAGCCTTGGCCAGTGCCGGCCAATTATCGAACAAACTGAAG GAAACGGCAGCATGGAAAACATTCACCGGCATCGCACGTGACTCCGACTCGATCAACTCCCTCGTCCGGATCATACCGCGCACGACCATGGGCTTCGTGCGCGATGTGGTGAGCTCGTTCAAGCGCGAGTCCCGTGCCATCATACTCACCAAAAACGGCGCACTGGAGGGCCGGCTGCAGCAGGTGAAGGGTGGCGGTTCCGGGTCGTTTTACGCCTTCAAAGGCATCCGGTACGGGCAGCCACCGGTCGGGGAGCGTCGGTTCCGTGCGCCGCTGCCCGAGGAACCGTGGAAAGGTGTCCGCAGTGCGACACGTGAAGGGTCCGTCTGTCCGCACCGTAACATGATACTGGACAACTACAAGGGTAATGAGGATTGTCTGTTCCTCAATGTGTACTCGCCGGAGCTGCCGGTTGGGGCGGACAATCCACAGCTGCCGGTGATGGTGTGGATCCATGGCGGTGCTTTCTCGTTCGGTTCGGGCAATGCGTTCCTGTACGGGCCGGACTATCTCGTGCCGAATGGAGTGGTGCTGGTGACGTTCAACTATCGTCTCGGACCGCTCGGGTTCTTGAGCGTTGGGCGGGACGCCCCGGGCAATGCGGGCATCAAGGATCAGGTGTTGGCGCTGCGCTGGGTCCAGGAAAACATCGCCGCGTTCGGCGGTAGCCCCGAAGATGTGACCATCTTCGGACAGTCGGCTGGTTCGGTGTCGGTGCAGCTGCTCACACTGTCCCCGCTATCGAAGGGGCTGTTCCACAAAGCGATCGCTCACAGCGGTTCGGTGCTGAACCCTTGGGCTATCGCCCGCGATACCAAAGATCGTGCATTTAAGCTTGCCCAACTGCTGGGCGTTCGGACGAACGATACCGGCGAACTGCTGGAGCAGCTACGTCGCACCAGCCCGCAGAAGATTGTCGACGCAGCGCTCAAAACGCTCACCGCGGAAGATGTGCGCAAAAACATCGGCTTACCGTTTGTGCCCTCGCTGGAGGATTGGACCGGCGACGATGCCTCGGTCGAAGAGCCGCTGATCGTGGAGGAACCGCTGGCACTGCTGAAGAGTGGCCGGTACCATCATGTGCCGGTGATCACCGGGTTCAATTCGCACGAAGCGATGCTGTTTATGCGAC GGTTACGCAAGGATCCAAATCTGCTCCAAACGCTCGACGCCGACTTTGAGCGACTGATACCGTTGAATTTGCAGCTGGATCGGGAATCGAACGAGGGAAAGGAATTTGCGGCACGGATGAAGCGATTCTACATGGGCGAAAGGCGCGTCTCGAACGAAACCGTCCAGGAGATGATGAAC CTCATGTCGGATGTTATGTTCCTGCACGGTATCACCGACTACGCCCGCTTGCACGCGTCCCACAATGGGCCAAACTCAACCTGGGTGTATCGGTTCGCGTACGACGGGGCGCTCGGGATCTACAAGCGGATACTGGGCATTGACTGGCCCGGTGCCTGTCACGGTGACGAGCTCGGCTATCTGTTCCACTTCGGCGTGCTCAATCTGCGGTTAGACAACACCTCGCCCGAGCTGCAGGTGATGCACAAGATGACCCGCATGTGGTCCAACTTTGCCAAGTACGG CAATCCCACCCCGTTTGGAGAAGATGAGTTGGTGCTGGGGATCAACTGGCCGTCGGTGATACCGAACACGATGGCCGAGCTACCCTATCTGGACATCACCGAGACGCTCGAGAGTAAAACGAACCCCGAGGCAGTGCGGCTACAGTTCTGGGACGAAGCGTTCAGCAAATACAATGGCAATTTGTTGTAA
- the LOC128304973 gene encoding dolichyl-diphosphooligosaccharide--protein glycosyltransferase subunit STT3B isoform X1, with amino-acid sequence MNRSSKSSTLRKTAGYSSLITFAVLLLAWLCGFSSRLFAVIRFESIIHEFDPWFNYRATAHMVENGFYKFLNWFDESAWYPLGRIVGGTVYPGLMITSGGIHWLLHTLNIPVHIRDICVFLAPIFSGLTAISTYLLTKELWSAGAGLFAASFIAIVPGYISRSVAGSYDNEGIAIFALQFTYYLWVKSVKTGSVYWAACTALSYFYMVSAWGGYVFIINLIPLHVFVLLIMGRYSPRLFTSYTTFYILGLILSMQIPFVGFQPIRTSEHMAASGVFLLLFAVAVLKHVQTVLSKQEFKRLFLIGGLLAAGVVFAGVVLLTMLGVIAPWSGRFYSLWDTGYAKIHIPIIASVSEHQPTTWFSFFFDLHILVCTFPVGLWYCIKKINDERVFVVLYAISAVYFAGVMVRLMLTLTPVVCILAGVAFSGLLEVFLKEDSAAGAKESGGEGEGEDASGEKKQMYDKAGKLKHRPKHDLTSHSAHGEQNTGLGSNVKNMVIVAILMLLMMFAVHCTWVTSNAYSSPSIVLAFYNSNDGTRNILDDFREAYYWLWQNTAPDARVMSWWDYGYQIAGMANRTTLVDNNTWNNSHIALVGKAMSSPEDKAYEIMTSLDVDYVLVIFGGVIGYSGDDINKFLWMVRIAEGEHPKDIRESDYFTDRGEFRIDSEGAPALLNCLMYKLSYYKFGELKLDYRGAAGYDRTRNAVIGNKDFELTYLEEAYTSEHWLVRIYRVKKPHEFNRPALKPDERVLPAGDFVSRKTTKRRKGLIKNRPVVVKGKRNK; translated from the exons ATGAATCGTTCCAGCAAGAGCAGTACACTCCGCAAGACGGCCGGCTATTCCAGTCTGATAACATTCGCCGTCCTGTTGCTGGCATGGCTGTGCGGTTTCTCCAGCCGGCTGTTTGCTGTGATCCGTTTCGAAAGCATTATCCACGAATTCGATCCATG GTTCAACTACCGTGCCACGGCACACATGGTGGAGAATGGATTCTACAAGTTCCTGAACTGGTTTGACGAATCCGCCTGGTATCCGCTGGGTCGTATTGTCGGCGGTACCGTATACCCCGGCCTTATGATCACATCGGGTGGCATCCATTGGCTGCTACATACGCTCAACATTCCGGTGCACATTCGCGACATCTGCGTGTTTCTGGCACCGATCTTTAGCGGTCTGACCGCCATCTCGACGTACCTGCTGACGAAGGAGCTATGGTCGGCCGGTGCCGGGTTGTTCGCCGCCAGCTTCATTGCTATAGTTCCCGGCTACATTAGCCGCTCGGTGGCGGGATCGTACGATAACGAAGGTATCGCGATTTTCGCCCTACAGTTCACCTACTATCTGTGGGTGAAATCGGTGAAAACCGGCAGCGTGTACTGGGCAGCATGTACGGCACTGTCCTACTTCTACATGGTGTCCGCGTGGGGAGGCTACGTGTTTATCATCAATCTGATCCCGCTGCACGTATTCGTGCTGCTGATTATGGGCCGCTATTCTCCACGTCTGTTTACATCCTACACGACTTTCTACATTCTGGGACTGATCCTTTCGATGCAAATTCCGTTCGTTGGTTTCCAACCGATTCGCACGAGCGAGCATATGGCTGCGTCCGGTGTGTTCCTGCTGCTGTTCGCCGTTGCCGTACTGAAGCACGTTCAAACAGTACTGTCGAAACAAGAATTCAAGCGACTTTTCCTGATCGGAGGATTGCTGGCAGCCGGCGTCGTATTCGCCGGTGTTGTGCTGCTTACGATGCTGGGCGTGATAGCACCCTGGAGCGGACGGTTCTACTCGCTGTGGGATACCGGCTACGCGAAAATTCACATTCCGATCATTGCGTCCGTGTCGGAGCATCAACCGACGACGTGGTTCTCGTTCTTCTTCGATCTACACATCTTGGTGTGCACCTTCCCGGTGGGACTGTGGTACTGCATCAAGAAGATCAACGATGAGCGCGTGTTCGTCGTGCTGTACGCGATCAGTGCCGTGTACTTTGCGGGTGTAATGGTGCGTCTAATGCTGACGCTGACACCCGTCGTATGCATACTGGCTGGAGTTGCATTTTCCGGGCTGCTGGAAGTATTCCTAAAGGAGGACAGTGCGGCCGGTGCCAAAGAGAGCGGTGGAGAAGGTGAGGGAGAAGATGCAAGCGGAGAGAAGAAGCAAATGTACGATAAGGCAGGCAAACTTAAGCATCGCCCGAAACATGACCTCACATCGCATAGCGCACACGGTGAACAGAATACGGGACTTGGTTCGAACGTAAAAAATATGGTGATAGTCGCCATTTTGATGTTGCTCATGATGTTTGCGGTGCACTGCACGTGGGTTACGTCCAACGCCTACAGCTCGCCCTCAATTGTGCTCGCTTTCTACAACAGTAACGATGG TACTCGTAACATTCTGGACGATTTCCGTGAGGCCTACTACTGGCTGTGGCAAAACACGGCTCCGGATGCTCGCGTCATGTCCTGGTGGGACTACGGCTATCAGATAGCGGGTATGGCAAACAGAACTACGCTGGTAGATAATAATACTTGGAACAATAGCCATATCGCGCTCGTCGGTAAAGCTATGTCCTCACCCGAGGATAAAGCGTACGAAATCATGACCTCGCTCGATGTGGACTACGTGCTAGTGATCTTTGGTGGTGTGATCGGTTACTCAGGGGACGACATCAATAAGTTCCTCTGGATGGTGCGTATTGCTGAGGGCGAACATCCGAAGGATATACGCGAAAGCGATTACTTTACCGATCGGGGCGAGTTCCGTATCGATTCGGAGGGTGCGCCAGCACTGTTGAACTGTTTGATGTACAAACTAAGCTACTACAAGTTTGGAGAATTGAAGCTCGACTACAG AGGTGCTGCTGGATACGATCGCACCCGTAATGCAGTGATCGGCAACAAGGACTTTGAGCTGACGTATCTCGAAGAGGCGTACACGAGCGAACATTGGCTGGTACGCATCTACCGTGTGAAGAAACCGCACGAATTCAACCGGCCCGCCCTGAAGCCGGACGAACGAGTACTGCCGGCGGGCGATTTTGTGTCACGCAAAACTACCAAACGAAGGAAAGGGCTTATCAAGAACCGTCCCGTTGTAGTGAAGGGCAAGCGGAATAAGTAA
- the LOC128310249 gene encoding TBC1 domain family member 7 has product MADERNFRSTYYEKVGCRGVEERKSLEILLKEKPLNLTKLTQFCIRFTVPKIHRTVLWNSLLGVTPVYDKSRDYVMEQRVAVYNDLLKALKTMRIIDENTPTCRVLYAMWLLEKKQLYLGRDITQESHFCNITKVLLEIFDNDIETYWMAKSLYDYSEEVSLEMGKLSDLTYTILEKEDNGLYIHLKSCDMLTALPLSDWYRSFFAGVLSEPALIRIWDKICGGAIKIVVFVMIEILRMLRRRVLRCVDRKSLFECIDSIKNEQETADMIVNGAIELWQQNKGHEYIPQSKVKTLS; this is encoded by the exons ATGGCAGATGAACGTAATTTCCGTTCAACCTACTATGAAAAGGTTGGCTGCCGCGGAGTGGAAGAACGGAAATCGCTAGAAATTCTGCTGAAAGAGAAACCTCTCAACCTGACCAAGCTGACACAGTTCTGTATTCGGTTCACCGTACCCAAAATACATCGTACCGTGCTATGGAATTCGCTACTTG GAGTCACACCGGTATATGATAAATCCCGGGACTACGTGATGGAGCAACGAGTGGCCGTGTATAACGATCTACTGAAGGCACTGAAAACCATGCGAATAATCGATGAGAATACTCCAACCTGTAGGGTGCTGTATGCAATGTGGCTGCTggagaaaaaacaattgtatCTGGGCCGGGACATTACT CAAGAAAGTCATTTCTGCAACATCACGAAAGTGCTGTTagaaatttttgataatgaCATCGAAACGTACTGGATGGCGAAAAGTCTGTACGATTACTCCGAGGAGGTGTCGCTGGAAATGGGCAAACTTTCCGATCTGACCTACACAATACTGGAGAAGGAAGATAATGGATTGTACATCCATTTAAAGTCCTGTGATATGTTAACCGCACTGCCACTGTCCGACTGGTACCGATCATTCTTTGCCGGTGTGCTGTCGGAACCGGCATTGATTCGCATATGGGATAAGATCTGTGGCGGAGCGATCAAAATCGTAGTTTTCGTGATGATCGAGATACTTCGCATGTTACGTCGACGGGTGCTCCGTTGTGTGGATCGAAAGAGTCTCTTCGAATGTATCGACAGT atCAAAAACGAACAGGAAACGGCCGACATGATCGTTAACGGGGCGATCGAGCTGTGGCAGCAGAACAAGGGCCATGAATATATCCCGCAGTCAAAGGTGAAAACACTCAGTTAG
- the LOC128299222 gene encoding DNA-directed RNA polymerase III subunit RPC3: MSIQLGKLCSRIIEQHFGEVVRTVVDDLFASIAKPLSQIIRSTGLTKSEVCKSLAILIKFNMIGFDLNKARTQYEYRLYHDRIVMILRYPRYVHLVQTKFGHESAVLMEELLRSGTQTASYIIVKSMPNVDIKDHNTLALLRDKFGDLANEQYIIRAPEPIPSEGSAELMELCHDIPNPFVMPELDLRILKDLHDGKAVKAPDENVHWLVNVDKFHIDFRNTIMITAIERLIDSNAGEGMKFLLQLMSERTNPWEAVSNPIALVDLRQRCERKSQNVEMLRYLDQYISVMESNDYLSKFDTKGGGQYTVNVKKIFEQLTWACIENIIVEKYGSKAARIFRVIRMKKYVEQEDIQKEAMVPAKEAKQLTYKLLEENFLQIQTFRKPGGGNAGAPKSFFLFYVNQSQIVSMLLELSYKALYNSITRLTHDKTVNKRLIEKSQRLESIVETMKERGESDAYINEILETLTPPEQEILAKVKLRVKSLYSAEIGIDETIFMLKLYQQYQK; this comes from the exons ATGTCTATCCAATTAGGGAAGTTATGCTCGCGCATCATAGAACAACATTTTGGGGAAGTAGTGCGAACAGTCGTGGATGATCTGTTCGCATCGATCGCAAAACCATTGTCGCAAATAATTCGTTCAACAGGATTAACCAAATCGGAG GTATGCAAATCGTTGGCCATATTGATCAAATTCAACATGATAGGATTCGACCTAAACAAGGCTCGCACGCAGTACGAGTATCGCTTGTACCATGACCGTATAGTGATGATCCTACGCTACCCTCGCTACGTGCATCTAGTACAGACAAAGTTCGGCCACGAATCGGCAGTGTTGATGGAAGAATTGCTACGGTCAGGTACCCAGACAGCATCGTATATTATCGTCAAATCGATGCCCAACGTGGACATCAAGGATCACAATACGCTAGCCTTGCTGAGAGACAAATTCGGTGACTTAGCCAATGAACAATACATCATTCGGGCGCCCGAACCGATTCCCAGTGAAGGTAGCGCTGAATTGATGGAGCTCTGTCACGACATTCCCAATCCATTCGTCATGCCGGAGCTGGATTTACGTATATTGAAGGATCTACACGACGGGAAAGCTGTCAAAGCGCCCGACGAAAACGTGCACTGGCTCGTGAACGTGGACAAGTTTCATATCGATTTTCGTAACACGATCATGATAACGGCGATCGAACGGCTGATTGATAGCAATGCGGGCGAGGGTATGAAGTTCTTGCTGCAGCTGATGAGCGAACGCACGAACCCTTGGGAAGCGGTTTCGAATCCAATCGCACTCGTGGACCTAAGGCAACGCTGCGAGAGAAAGTCTCAGAACGTTGAAATGTTACGCTACCTTGACCAGTATATCTCCGTGATGGAATCGAACGATTATTTGTCCAAGTTCGACACCAAGGGTGGCGGTCAGTATACGGTAAATGTGAAGAAAATCTTCGAACAGTTGACGTGGGCCTGCATCGAGAATATTATCGTTGAAAAGTATGGCTCGAAAGCGGCACGAATCTTCCGAGTGATCCGCATGAAGAAGTACGTCGAGCAGGAGGATATCCAAAAGGAAGCGATGGTGCCCGCGAAGGAAGCGAAACAATTAACGTACAAATTACTCGAGGAAAATTTCCTGCAAATTCAAACGTTTCGCAAACCGGGCGGTGGGAACGCAGGTGCGCCAAAGtctttctttctgttttaCGTCAACCAATCGCAGATTGTATCGATGCTGCTAGAACTGAGCTACAAGGCGTTGTACAATTCGATCACCCGCCTAACGCACGATAAGACCGTCAACAAGCGGTTGATAGAGAAAAGCCAACGTTTGGAGAGCATTGTAGAAACGATGAAAGAACGCGGCGAATCAGATGCATACATTAACGAAATCCTGGAAACGCTCACACCTCCGGAACAGGAAATACTGGCAAAGGTAAAGCTGCGCGTGAAGAGTCTCTACAGTGCAGAAATTGGGATAGATGAAACAATATTCATGCTGAAACTATATCAACAATATCAGAAATAA
- the LOC128304973 gene encoding dolichyl-diphosphooligosaccharide--protein glycosyltransferase subunit STT3B isoform X2 codes for MNRSSKSSTLRKTAGYSSLITFAVLLLAWLCGFSSRLFAVIRFESIIHEFDPWFNYRATAHMVENGFYKFLNWFDESAWYPLGRIVGGTVYPGLMITSGGIHWLLHTLNIPVHIRDICVFLAPIFSGLTAISTYLLTKELWSAGAGLFAASFIAIVPGYISRSVAGSYDNEGIAIFALQFTYYLWVKSVKTGSVYWAACTALSYFYMVSAWGGYVFIINLIPLHVFVLLIMGRYSPRLFTSYTTFYILGLILSMQIPFVGFQPIRTSEHMAASGVFLLLFAVAVLKHVQTVLSKQEFKRLFLIGGLLAAGVVFAGVVLLTMLGVIAPWSGRFYSLWDTGYAKIHIPIIASVSEHQPTTWFSFFFDLHILVCTFPVGLWYCIKKINDERVFVVLYAISAVYFAGVMVRLMLTLTPVVCILAGVAFSGLLEVFLKEDSAAGAKESGGEGKLKHRPKHDLTSHSAHGEQNTGLGSNVKNMVIVAILMLLMMFAVHCTWVTSNAYSSPSIVLAFYNSNDGTRNILDDFREAYYWLWQNTAPDARVMSWWDYGYQIAGMANRTTLVDNNTWNNSHIALVGKAMSSPEDKAYEIMTSLDVDYVLVIFGGVIGYSGDDINKFLWMVRIAEGEHPKDIRESDYFTDRGEFRIDSEGAPALLNCLMYKLSYYKFGELKLDYRGAAGYDRTRNAVIGNKDFELTYLEEAYTSEHWLVRIYRVKKPHEFNRPALKPDERVLPAGDFVSRKTTKRRKGLIKNRPVVVKGKRNK; via the exons ATGAATCGTTCCAGCAAGAGCAGTACACTCCGCAAGACGGCCGGCTATTCCAGTCTGATAACATTCGCCGTCCTGTTGCTGGCATGGCTGTGCGGTTTCTCCAGCCGGCTGTTTGCTGTGATCCGTTTCGAAAGCATTATCCACGAATTCGATCCATG GTTCAACTACCGTGCCACGGCACACATGGTGGAGAATGGATTCTACAAGTTCCTGAACTGGTTTGACGAATCCGCCTGGTATCCGCTGGGTCGTATTGTCGGCGGTACCGTATACCCCGGCCTTATGATCACATCGGGTGGCATCCATTGGCTGCTACATACGCTCAACATTCCGGTGCACATTCGCGACATCTGCGTGTTTCTGGCACCGATCTTTAGCGGTCTGACCGCCATCTCGACGTACCTGCTGACGAAGGAGCTATGGTCGGCCGGTGCCGGGTTGTTCGCCGCCAGCTTCATTGCTATAGTTCCCGGCTACATTAGCCGCTCGGTGGCGGGATCGTACGATAACGAAGGTATCGCGATTTTCGCCCTACAGTTCACCTACTATCTGTGGGTGAAATCGGTGAAAACCGGCAGCGTGTACTGGGCAGCATGTACGGCACTGTCCTACTTCTACATGGTGTCCGCGTGGGGAGGCTACGTGTTTATCATCAATCTGATCCCGCTGCACGTATTCGTGCTGCTGATTATGGGCCGCTATTCTCCACGTCTGTTTACATCCTACACGACTTTCTACATTCTGGGACTGATCCTTTCGATGCAAATTCCGTTCGTTGGTTTCCAACCGATTCGCACGAGCGAGCATATGGCTGCGTCCGGTGTGTTCCTGCTGCTGTTCGCCGTTGCCGTACTGAAGCACGTTCAAACAGTACTGTCGAAACAAGAATTCAAGCGACTTTTCCTGATCGGAGGATTGCTGGCAGCCGGCGTCGTATTCGCCGGTGTTGTGCTGCTTACGATGCTGGGCGTGATAGCACCCTGGAGCGGACGGTTCTACTCGCTGTGGGATACCGGCTACGCGAAAATTCACATTCCGATCATTGCGTCCGTGTCGGAGCATCAACCGACGACGTGGTTCTCGTTCTTCTTCGATCTACACATCTTGGTGTGCACCTTCCCGGTGGGACTGTGGTACTGCATCAAGAAGATCAACGATGAGCGCGTGTTCGTCGTGCTGTACGCGATCAGTGCCGTGTACTTTGCGGGTGTAATGGTGCGTCTAATGCTGACGCTGACACCCGTCGTATGCATACTGGCTGGAGTTGCATTTTCCGGGCTGCTGGAAGTATTCCTAAAGGAGGACAGTGCGGCCGGTGCCAAAGAGAGCGGTGGAGAAG GCAAACTTAAGCATCGCCCGAAACATGACCTCACATCGCATAGCGCACACGGTGAACAGAATACGGGACTTGGTTCGAACGTAAAAAATATGGTGATAGTCGCCATTTTGATGTTGCTCATGATGTTTGCGGTGCACTGCACGTGGGTTACGTCCAACGCCTACAGCTCGCCCTCAATTGTGCTCGCTTTCTACAACAGTAACGATGG TACTCGTAACATTCTGGACGATTTCCGTGAGGCCTACTACTGGCTGTGGCAAAACACGGCTCCGGATGCTCGCGTCATGTCCTGGTGGGACTACGGCTATCAGATAGCGGGTATGGCAAACAGAACTACGCTGGTAGATAATAATACTTGGAACAATAGCCATATCGCGCTCGTCGGTAAAGCTATGTCCTCACCCGAGGATAAAGCGTACGAAATCATGACCTCGCTCGATGTGGACTACGTGCTAGTGATCTTTGGTGGTGTGATCGGTTACTCAGGGGACGACATCAATAAGTTCCTCTGGATGGTGCGTATTGCTGAGGGCGAACATCCGAAGGATATACGCGAAAGCGATTACTTTACCGATCGGGGCGAGTTCCGTATCGATTCGGAGGGTGCGCCAGCACTGTTGAACTGTTTGATGTACAAACTAAGCTACTACAAGTTTGGAGAATTGAAGCTCGACTACAG AGGTGCTGCTGGATACGATCGCACCCGTAATGCAGTGATCGGCAACAAGGACTTTGAGCTGACGTATCTCGAAGAGGCGTACACGAGCGAACATTGGCTGGTACGCATCTACCGTGTGAAGAAACCGCACGAATTCAACCGGCCCGCCCTGAAGCCGGACGAACGAGTACTGCCGGCGGGCGATTTTGTGTCACGCAAAACTACCAAACGAAGGAAAGGGCTTATCAAGAACCGTCCCGTTGTAGTGAAGGGCAAGCGGAATAAGTAA
- the LOC128299223 gene encoding 60S ribosomal protein L10-like yields MGRRPARCYRYCKNKPYPKSRFCRGVPDAKIRIFDLGRKKALVEDFPLCVHLVSDEYEQLSSEALEAGRICCNKYLVKFCGKDQFHIRMRLHPFHVIRINKMLSCAGADRLQTGMRGAFGKPQGTVARVHIGQPIMSVRSSDRFKAQVIEALRRAKFKFPGRQKIFVSKKWGFTKYDRDVYQKHADEGRLVPDGCGVQFRNDHGPLSKWEQHQRDRLAA; encoded by the exons ATGGGTCGCCGACCGGCAAGATGTTATCGAtactgcaaaaacaaaccgtaCCCGAAATCGCGCTTCTGCCGTGGTGTTCCGGATGCCAAAATCCGTATCTTCGACTTGGGTCGCAAGAAGGCGCTGGTGGAAGACTTCCCGCTCTGCGTGCATCTTGTGTCGGATGAGTACGAACAGCTCAGCTCCGAGGCGCTCGAGGCGGGCCGTATCTGCTGTAACAAGTATCTGGTGAAGTTCTGCGGTAAGGATCAGTTCCATATCCGTATGCGCCTTCACCCGTTCCATGTAATTCGCATCAACAAGATGTTGTCCTGTGCCGGAGCCGATCG GCTCCAAACAGGAATGCGTGGTGCTTTCGGCAAACCGCAAGGTACGGTTGCTCGTGTCCATATCGGGCAGCCGATCATGTCGGTGCGCTCGAGCGACCGTTTCAAGGCGCAGGTCATCGAGGCGCTGCGTCGTGCAAAGTTCAAGTTCCCGGGTCGTCAGAAGATCTTCGTCTCCAAGAAGTGGGGCTTCACCAAGTACGACCGCGACGTGTATCAGAAGCACGCCGATGAAGGACGCTTGGTACCGGACGGATGCGGCGTCCAGTTCCGCAACGACCACGGTCCACTGAGCAAATGGGAGCAACATCAACGTGATCGCTTGGCCGCATAG
- the LOC128310248 gene encoding GDP-fucose transporter 1 produces MYQPLEKENLFTKYIRIGVVVAAYWIISILTVFVNKALLSGLKLDAPLFVTWFQVLTSSSICFTMSMLGKRYPRMVSFPDGNPFDRETFRKVIPLSILFTAMIATNNLCLKYVGVAFYYVGRSLTTVFNVLLTYALLGQKTSTKAVLCCVLIVAGFWIGVDQESLTESFSLIGTIFGVLGSLSLSLYSIYTKRTLQHVNQEVWLLSYYNNVYSAVLFIPLMIINGEVREVLNYEHLAEAWFWGVMTIGGVFGFAIGFVTTLQIKVTSPLTHNISGTAKACAQTVIATSWYQETKSFLWWTSNVVVLLGSAFYTRVKQVEMDQLHREQMSSQKV; encoded by the exons ATGTATCAGCcattggaaaaggaaaatttattcaCGAAATACATCCGGATAGGAGTGGTAGTAGCGGCCTATTG GATCATTTCCATTCTGACCGTGTTTGTGAATAAAGCACTTTTGAGCGGGTTAAAGTTGGATGCGCCGTTATTTGTGACGTGGTTTCAAGTGCTAACTTCCTCGTCAATATGTTTCACAATGAGCATGCTGGGCAAGCGCTATCCACGCATGGTATCCTTTCCCGATGGTAATCCTTTCGATAGGGAAACTTTCCGCAAGGTGATTCCTCTATCCATTCTATTTACGGCAATGATAGCGACGAACAATCTGTGCCTGAAGTACGTCGGTGTTGCCTTCTACTACGTGGGTCGTTCGTTGACGACCGTCTTCAACGTGCTGTTGACGTACGCTTTGTTGGGACAAAAAACGAGCACCAAGGCGGTCCTGTGCTGTGTGCTGATTGTGGCCGGATTTTGGATCGGCGTCGATCAGGAAAGTCTAACCGAATCATTTTCACTCATCGGTACCATATTCGGGGTACTTGGTTCGTTGAGCCTTTCGCTGTACTCGATCTACACGAAGCGTACGCTGCAGCACGTAAACCAAGAAGTGTGGTTGCTAAGCTACTACAACAATGTCTACTCTGCGGTACTTTTCATTCCACTGATGATCATCAACGGGGAGGTGCGGGAAGTGTTGAACTACGAACACTTGGCTGAAGCTTGGTTTTGGGGTGTTATGACGATTGGAGGCGTTTTTGGGTTTGCCATCGGTTTCGTCACGACCCTACAGATTAAAGTAACCTCTCCGCTGACGCATAACATCTCCGGTACAGCAAAGGCGTGCGCTCAAACAGTAATAGCGACGTCCTGGTACCAGGAAACAAAGTCATTCCTCTGGTGGACATCGAACGTGGTCGTGTTGCTTGGTTCGGCTTTCTACACACGCGTCAAACAGGTCGAAATGGACCAGCTGCATCGCGAACAAATGAGTAGTCAGAAGGTGTGA